The Panicum hallii strain FIL2 chromosome 5, PHallii_v3.1, whole genome shotgun sequence genome contains the following window.
GCTTTTCTATGCCACAAATTATATCTTTCATCATAAAACTTTGGTAGTTGATGTTGTTTGAGCATTGCTTTGGATCGGAACTTATACTATACATGAATTTGTTCGCATCAAGCAGTTGGCATCAGGGCTTTGTCGAATGATCCAGAATTTTGTTTGACCAACTGCTATCATAGTTTACAGAGTGAAAATTTAATCGTATCACATGGAGCCTTGATTTGTTAATTTGATTACTTTCTGAACGCATTATGTTTATTCATACATGATTTTGCTGTATGAAAATTATGGGCTGTTTAGTTGACAGCCGGGCCTTTCCCCATTTACCATCTGTACTTCACACTCTGTTTTGAGCAAATTCACGTGCTTCAAATATACACACTGGTGTGCGCTACAGGTGAGTGTGGTTGAAATATTGAAGTGGACACTGTCTGCAAGTAGCTGCGACTTGGTAGATGGATAAAATCACAGACACATCTGGCATATATATAGTGTACTATTATTTGCAGCTTCATCATTCACTGATACATAATGTGCCTTTTTCTCAGGTCCACAAGGCGCAGAACGTTGCATCAAAGAGGGGGAAGCTCCTGACAGAGGATTTTCTTTACCTTATACGCAAGGTACATTTTCCTAACTCCACATTTGATTACCTTGCTTATTTGCAGTGCAGCTCACATGTCATTGCTGGTTTTTAGGATTTACGGAAACTGCACCGTGCTACTGAACTACTCTCCATGAATGAAGAGCTCAAGCAAGCAAGGAAAGCTTTTGACGTGGATGAAGAGACGCTGGCTACAAATGCCGTATGATATCTTCACAGAAGCCTCAGAAACCTTCATACAATATGCATTAGTTTTCCTTTCAGCTGTTTCTGCTGAAAGGAATTTATAATGTTGGTTTTTGAGGGCTTTTGCCTTGTACTGACCAAAATATCATATCATTCTTGTTGTGGATACTTAACTGTTGATACGTACTGACAACAATAAGTAGATTTTACACCATAGTTCTGAGATTTAAGGCAATAATTTTCAGCATAGTTTTATAAAGCTGACCCAGCTTCTCCTTCAAGTTGAGAGAGCATAATCCAGGTAGCATATCACTTCACGTCTCCACCATAAACCTAGGCACTGAAGATAGAAGAAAAGTAGCTTAACAATAGCAGGAAATGCAGAATGCATCTGTTTTGCAGTAGGACGACTAGCCGAACTTGTTTTGAATGTCAGTGACTTCGAGCTCTCCTTCCAAGTGTAACATCTTCACCATGACCGCGAGCAGCTCGGGCCATTCGCAATACAGGATTTCCTCAATGTCGTCATCGTTGTACTCATGCAGGTGGCTTCTTACATTTCTGTTGAGCCGCAGTAGATCGGACTGAGTCTTTTTGTACTCGTTTTGAGCATTGACAACCCACTGGTTGATCTGTGCATTTGCCCTGGCAGTATCCAACCAGTCATTCTCGTAGGGGAGCTTAGAGAGTATACTCTTCTTCTTTGCCTTGTTTGTACGACCAAGGTACTTGACAATCCTTTCGTGTAGCATCAGGAAGACCTCGGTGCTGCGAACACAAGCAGCAAAATGAGCCTTTGGCAACAAACAAAGACGTAAAACCGAGTCGAAAAATTTACCGGTTTTTCATGGGCAGCAGCGCGGCATTGTTCACAATCAAGAACTCATCTTTCATCCTAAGGTTGTCATCCCCCAAGAGTGCGAGGAATCCACTGTAGTCCGGAGGCAGCTTGGCGACATTCCCACCGGAGATTCTGATCAACGCCTGCAGGACCTTGGACAGGTTCTTGTAGTCGTCTCTCACACGCTCAATGCTGAAACCTTCACCATTGAAACTGACCCCCCTTAGCTTGACAGTCCCGGTGCTCCCGATCCAGACGTTGGACACCTGCAGGGGAGCGGAGAGGAACTTGCCAACCGAGTGCTGGCTCCTCAGTATCAACGCGAGCTTCCTGCTGATCCTGGTCGCGTTGTCGGATAATCGCCAGAATTTCCTCCTTGTTCCTAACACCGGGACCTGGATCAGCATCGGGTTGGCCTTGGCGTAGCTCTTGGCGTCGCGCAGACCTTCGGCGGACGACTCGTCGATGTCCTCGGTGCTAcgaacaaagagagcagaaatGAGTCTGTTGCCACAGATAGTAAAACTGAATAAAAAATGAGTGCTCCGACGAAGCAGCAAAGAGCGGCATCTCACTTGTTTTGATACTGAGAAGCCGCCACTCCGTTGGCAAGTACTCCATTGCTCCACTGCAGGTGTCCAATGTTTGGACCAGCAGCCTGCTGAAAAATACCCAGTCATGCACACGAAGCCAAACATCCAAGTGAAAAAATTGTACAACCTGCTGCGGTCTCAGACACAACAGATTGGTGTCCAGCAGGGTCTTACTAATCAGTTTCTTTTCGAGAAAGAAGAATCTTTtgcctttttttttaaaaaaagaaagtTCTCATGTCATGGGACGGTCGTTAAAGGCTGTGATTCCTCAAATTGCCTTTTCATCCTGAGAAGGCAAGATTTTACTGTAGATTAAATGTCAATCTTGATTATGGAACTCTAAGCACGTTGGCAAGGATTTAGCATTTTACTAAAATGGACTGGGACGGTTGGAACTAAGATTCCTGTTTGGAAGATTAGGATCACTCCAGGAATTCTTAGGATTTAGTTCAAGTTTTTACACAAGTCCTGGGGATTTGTATGCCCAAACTCCTCTTCCAGACAGCGAAGGCTGCCGACAGTGTGAGAACAAGCGCATACACAGCAGGAACACAAAAGGTGGAAGGAAATGAAGAACACCGTATGCTACTGCCAGTACTCTGTTACCATGGACGTGGATTCGAACCTGCCTCAGGGCACCGCCGCCAACGGTGGCCGGCGAGACGCCATGGCGGCCTAGAGCCTGCTGATGAGGCCGAGGAACAGCGGCCGTCGGATCATGGCTGTAGTACTGCGGCTGGTAGTAGGGGTAGTGGCCACCGCCCCCGTGATGGTCGTCTTCTCCCCCGAAGCACCTGAGGGCGTTTCCCATGGAGGATCACTCTCTATCAGCTCCAGCTGCTGCTCCACTTGCTCACCTACCGAGCTTAAAGCTAGCTGCCAGAGGTGAGGGAAGAGCCAATAGAGAGAGGTAGTGGGACTGCAAAAGAGGAAAAACAAAGGAGACCTTGACCCGAGACCTTCAATCAGAGCGACTGTTCATGATGGGATGGCACAGGACGAAGCCCGATTGACTTGAGATGACCATTCGGGGCCTGTTTAGTCCCCGGGCGCATAAACGCAAAAAacccgtaaacgcaaaatttttgaaagaatcttgctaatttaaagtactaaataaagtctatttacaaaactttttgcgtggatgggctgtaaatcgcgagacaaatctaatgagcctacttaatccatgttttgcaacagtgatgttacagtaaccatccgctaattattgcttaatcatggattaattagcatcattagattcgtctcgcgatttacaacccatctatgcaaaaagttttgtaaatagacttcatttagtacttcaaattgataAGATTCTTTTGCAAAAAAGTTTTATGCGTTTATGCGCcctgatctaaacaggccctcgGTTTGCTTTTGGTCAGGATAacgtttgtttgtatgtacatGAAAAATTACATGAACACACTAGGTCTACATCAGCCTGTGACTCCGAGCAACAGCATTTAAAAAAgactaagggcctgtttgggacCGCTCCACTCCTAGTTTTACAACTCTGCTCCAACTCTGTATCGCCAAACACCTCCAACTCCATCAACTCTACTCCTTAAAAAACCATGGAGTTGGGGCAAACTCCACTGTTTTGGTGGAGTAGCAAAACAGGTGCTCCACAAATCATTGAAATCAAAGTTCTCATGGAGTTCAGGGGTAATTACCCACGTATGCCACCGGTTACACAGAAAACGGTTCGCTTCTCCCACCACCCACCCCGACCCCAGCTTATCCCTTCGTTCACTGAGAAACGCacgacaccaccaccaccagcagggAGAAACCCTAGCCCGCCGGCCATGGATGCCATTGATGAGCTCTCCCCCGACCTCGAGATGCAACAAATGGATGAATCCGTCGAGCCTTCACCCCAAGCTGCTGTTATTGGGGTCGAATCGGCGCCAGATGCACTGGATTTGGAGGGGGCGCTCGACCCGGTGGTCAGGGCATAGGTGCCGCGGGTCGGCCTATCCCGCGCAGGCGctggcgcgggcgggcgcggcgatggaggccggggcgcgggcgggcgcggcgcgggcggcctgGGCGCCGGCGTCCTGGGCGCGGACGGCCTGGGCTCCGGCGGTCTGGGCCCAGAAATTTTCATGGACCTTCATAATTTGTTAGTTTCAAGGTACGGGCTCCAACCATCCATGCATATGAACACATATGAGGCTCTTGCAATATTTCTATTCATTTGTGCGGGAAATGAGTCTAATAGAAAAACTCAAAACCGTTTCAATCATTCGGGTGAAATAATTCATAGAAAGTTTGATGAGGTTCTTGAAGCCTTGATGCTTATGGCTAAACATTTCATTGTTCCAAAAGATGCCAACTTTCGAACCATTCATAAAAGAATCCGGGATGATAAACGAGCATACTCTCACTTTAAGGATTGCATTGGTGCTCTTGATGGCACACATATTAGAGTAGCTCTCCATCCAAATGAGCAAGTGAGATATATTGAAAAATCGGGGATTCCAACAACAAATGTTCTTGCTACTTGTGACTTTGACTTGAGATTCACTTATGTATCCGTTGGTCAAGTGGGATCGAAGCATGATACAAGTGTTTTGTATGATGCAATGCATGTGGACCACGACTTCTTCCCACACCCTCCCAAAGGTACGAAGTGTCATAATTTCATTTCTATAAATATGGTTACTATAGTATCTGTCTAATTATATCATTGTTTCTAGGTAAATATTATGTTGTTGATGCGGGTTATCCTAATCGCATTGGATACTTGGCACCATACAAGAGTGAGAGATATCATTTGCCGGAATGGCATAGAGGTATGGAGCCAAATACTCTTAAGGAAAAATTTAATCGCATTCACGCACGTGTACGTAATTCtattgagaggtcatttggagTATGGAAAATGAAGTGGCACATTCTTTACAAAATGCCGATCTATCCTATAGGGAAGCAAAAAAAGATAATTGTAGGAACTATGGTGGTTAATAATTTTATTCATGAGCATAATAGTGGTGATTTGGATTTTGACCGTGTGGAGCGTGATGATGATTATGAGCCTACAATTTCAGAAAGATACAACAAGTATGTGGCGCCATCCGATGGATCAACTTCAATGCCTAATGCACCTACTATGGATAATTTTCGTGATGAGTTAGCGACGGCTATTTGTACGAATTGGACCTAGTCATGTAATATAAGTGAATTTATCATTTGAAATATTTATGTAATGGTACTTCGATTTTAATTATTATTCATGAACATCGAACTATTGTAATggtatttgaattttaattaTTATTAATGTGCGTCGGACTATTGTAATgatatttgaattttaattattatttatgtgcATCGGACTATTGTAATACTACTTGGTTTAATCACAACATTGTAATCAAGGAAAGGGTACTAGAGTCATTTCACATCAAAATCTCAATTTTCTGGAGCTGGAGTTGGTCTGCTAGCCAAACACTTGGAGCTGCTCTGGAAACTCTGCAGTGGAGCTGCGCCATGGTGGAGTTGGTGGAGCAGAGTTGCAAAACTGGAAGTGGAGCAgtcccaaacaggccctaacattcaGGCTTGCTCTCGGCAGTTAGCCTAGGGGTCGAAACTGAGGGTGTTTAAGTGAAGGTATTCCTCAGCTTGGCCTTCTGGTCATCAGTTAGGCCTTCAGGGAAGACTACATCGAATGTGATGTAGAGGTCTCCTTTCTTGTTGCTCTTGTACAGTGGCGTGCCCTCGCCTTCGAACTTTCTGACCTCTTTCGGCTTGGTGATCCCCTGCAAATTCACAGCAATGCAAAGTTGAGCTATTGCAGTTCCACTCACGACAAATTCTTTAAGTGTGTAAAACTCAAAATTACCCCCCTATTTACCTCGGTCCCGATTTCCACCGAATGGTTGTCGAGGTGGTTGAAGTTTTTCTTGAAACCAACAAGAGCTTCAAGCTGCAGGAGAAATGGGAGCTCAGTGGTTGACAACAGACAATAGAACCAATGGAAGAGCATGAGAAAATGGAAGAGGCGGCGACGATTGCCAAAGTTCCTGCTGTGAGATAAATAAGCTAATTGATGCTACTTTGATGGAATGAATGAGGCTAGAGGTTCAGACTAATAAGGCCTTCAGTGAGACCAAAGAATCAGCACTCAGCAGAAATGTTGACAAAATTGTTTGGCTGAATTTCTATCTTAGAATGTAAGAAGAGCCCGTCGAGCTTGTAACCGAATGCTTTATCTATTTATTAACGTCTATCCAGAAAGATCTTCATCCAGGAACAAGCACAAAATATTTGTATTGGTTCTCTCAACGTGACCAGACCTTCTTCGATTAAAGGCCATTTGCGGAAGATCTGTAGGTAGAATTATTAGCGAGAGAACAAGACTAAAAAGAAGTGAAGATTACCAGTGAAATTGTCGCTGTTGCATGTAAACCATTGCCTTCTCTTCTGAAGCGTTCATGCCATGCTGTCCGAATCTTAAACTGCCCAGAAAGTGATCTTTGTCAGGGAAAGATGCTGCCAAGCCCTACTTATTTGCATAAAAAAACTAGGGTAGATAACAACCTTCAAATCCCCAGGTTCTCCATCAATCTTAGGTTCACCATCctcgtaaaataaaatttcctgGAAGCAGAAAATATATAATCTATTTAAGATCATACAGAATGAAATCAACCAAAAGTGTTTTGCATCCATGATTCCACAATCCACATGCCTTAGAGAATCAGCTTAAGCAATTCTTGTAATGATGCTGGTGCAGGAAAAAATGTTGTTGGTTTAGAATAGTATAGAAACCAGGGTGTTCAGTCATGTAGCTCCAAAAGGTTGCAGGATGCCAACCACTGTAGATAAATTACTGGAAGAAACAATAGGCAGTTGCTTTGTACCTGTCCATCTTGCATTCCCTTTTCTATATCAACATTAATGAAATCACCTTCTCTTACGTACTTCACATTTGGGCATGATTCACAAACCTGGAAAACGAAAATGTATCATTATATCATTGCAGAATGTATCAAATTAAACCAGATCTAGTACATGGATCACAAATGAACACCCTTCAAGATAAAATATGGAAGATAAATGTTCTTCATCATGAAAACCATGAAAAGATGAAACAAGAAACTATATCTGAACATTTCACATTACAGTAATATATAAAAAATATAGGATCTAAATCATACCAACTGCATAAAAGAATATGACAGATTAGAAATTTACCTGCTCACTAATTTGAAAAAACGTTCCAGGGGCAATTTCTCGTTGGCGAATTTCATTCCTACATTTGCATCGCCTCTTGCCAGGAGCTGGTTTAATCACATTTTTCTCCCTCCAAACCTACCATTCATCACCAGCAAAATGGCAAGTCAAAGCAAATAATTTATATGATGCCATAAGTGCAAATCATTTCCATAAAAGTCTGAGACTTACTTGAAGAATGAATTAAACATGTTACCATGACTCTCTTAATTTTTTTATCATAATAAGTCCGAGTTGCATATTGATGTTACCTTCACGGAACTACCCATGTACAAATCCTCAAGCGAAGCATCCAATTCAACAATGACATCATCACCCTTAATTattttctcttcctccttttcCATCCCTCCGCCACCAAAAAAACTGAAGTTTTTTTAGAATGAATAGAAAAAGATCATTAACAATGGGAAAGAAGCGAAGATTTAGGTGACACAGAAACATGCTAAAAATATTTGTCAACAGAGTTACATTCAACTAAAGAGGAATAGCATATTTTA
Protein-coding sequences here:
- the LOC112894677 gene encoding uncharacterized protein LOC112894677 isoform X1, with amino-acid sequence MGNALRCFGGEDDHHGGGGHYPYYQPQYYSHDPTAAVPRPHQQALGRHGVSPATVGGGALRQQAAGPNIGHLQWSNGVLANGVAASQYQNNTEDIDESSAEGLRDAKSYAKANPMLIQVPVLGTRRKFWRLSDNATRISRKLALILRSQHSVGKFLSAPLQVSNVWIGSTGTVKLRGVSFNGEGFSIERVRDDYKNLSKVLQALIRISGGNVAKLPPDYSGFLALLGDDNLRMKDEFLIVNNAALLPMKNRTEVFLMLHERIVKYLGRTNKAKKKSILSKLPYENDWLDTARANAQINQWVVNAQNEYKKTQSDLLRLNRNVRSHLHEYNDDDIEEILYCEWPELLAVMVKMLHLEGELEVTDIQNKFG
- the LOC112894677 gene encoding uncharacterized protein LOC112894677 isoform X2, which codes for MGNALRCFGGEDDHHGGGGHYPYYQPQYYSHDPTAAVPRPHQQALGRHGVSPATVGGGALRQAAGPNIGHLQWSNGVLANGVAASQYQNNTEDIDESSAEGLRDAKSYAKANPMLIQVPVLGTRRKFWRLSDNATRISRKLALILRSQHSVGKFLSAPLQVSNVWIGSTGTVKLRGVSFNGEGFSIERVRDDYKNLSKVLQALIRISGGNVAKLPPDYSGFLALLGDDNLRMKDEFLIVNNAALLPMKNRTEVFLMLHERIVKYLGRTNKAKKKSILSKLPYENDWLDTARANAQINQWVVNAQNEYKKTQSDLLRLNRNVRSHLHEYNDDDIEEILYCEWPELLAVMVKMLHLEGELEVTDIQNKFG
- the LOC112892627 gene encoding dnaJ protein ERDJ3B-like, translated to MRTRRRGAASHRVCSQPLRRRKGRGGPLGARAAQQASPALDPPPSGVDRIACFSFGVDWSGGATEVTEESPVNIDEIVMVILMVFLHQWIRASYYDILQVSKDASEEQIKRAYRKLALKYHPDKNPNNEEADARFAEINNAYEVLMEQEKRKVYDSYGEDALKQFQSGHSGGGGRAMNVEHVFGNFFGGGGMEKEEEKIIKGDDVIVELDASLEDLYMGSSVKVWREKNVIKPAPGKRRCKCRNEIRQREIAPGTFFQISEQVCESCPNVKYVREGDFINVDIEKGMQDGQEILFYEDGEPKIDGEPGDLKFKIRTAWHERFRREGNGLHATATISLLEALVGFKKNFNHLDNHSVEIGTEGITKPKEVRKFEGEGTPLYKSNKKGDLYITFDVVFPEGLTDDQKAKLRNTFT